A window of Salmo trutta chromosome 17, fSalTru1.1, whole genome shotgun sequence genomic DNA:
ATTGCATTGCTTGTAATGCATTGTGCCTTTGGAGAGAGCTCCCACAATCATGAAGATCATCATGTGGGTCATCAGCACAGCCCTGAGCACGACATGGATCTCCTATTGGGAACTGAGGTTGTCATTTCTCTCTATCATCTGAATAATATCCCCTTTCAGTCATATTCGCTATCTCACCATTTCTATAACTTGGGTTTTAGGAAAAAGATGAAATAAAGAAACTTAGTCCAGCTGAGCAAAGGAAGAAAATTATGGAAATCCTGAAGAAGATTGATAAAGATTCTGACAAACATTTAACctcaggtaaaaaaaaatatatataaaaacgaCTTTGTTTTAGGATGTATTTTGACTTTCAGATGAAAAATGAATCCCACATTGTTATAACAAATTCACTCAGTTGATATAATGGTATGGATACTGTATGTGTCATCTACTgcctgtacagtatgtgtaataTATTGTCACTACAGAGGAGATCACACTATGGATTCAACATGTCTACAAGAAATACGCATTGGATGATGCAGAGGAGCGCTTCCCTGAATTTGACACCAACAACGATGGTGTTGTGTCGTGGGAAGAATACAACATGGTTGTCCATGAACGAGTCATTAATATTGATGAGAATGCTGTTCTGGAGGATCCAGAGGAAGAGTCACTCAGATTTGTATGATCATCTTAGTTGTACCAGCCTTTATTTTATTGTTGACAACATATGGATCGCACATGCTCTACACCTCACAGTACTTATCAATCTTTTCCTTTTTAGCTCCACTTAAAGGAAAAGAAGCGCTTTGATTTTGCTGATATGGGTGGCACACCAGGCCTTAACCTAACTGAGTTTCTTGCATTTACACACCCATCTGAAGTGGATTACATGGCTGTAAGACATTTCTACACAAAACAAGCTGTTTACATTTGTATCCACATGAGCGGAATCAAATGTTTGGTGTGGTAATATTTTGCTATTTTTTCTTTTAGGATTTTGCCGTTGAAGATGTGTTGAGTGAATATGACACAGATAAAGATGGGTTCATCAGTCTAAGTGAATTTATTGGAGATGTTCGAACTAATGGTAAGCACAGAAGAATGCTTTGTGTTTTTCTCAACATACTATGATTAATGTTTTGTACGGGCTGAGTTGGCTTTCCTGCTTTagtaatgtgtgtttgtgtacttcAGAGGAGGATGACCCATCAAAGTGGGAGATTGAGGAAACTGTCCGCTTTGACGACCTCTATGATCAAGACAAGGATGGCAAGTTGAATCGAGAGGAGCAGCTCCGCTGGGTGGCCCCTAACAGCTATGGCTCTGCACGGGAGGAGGTGAGTAACCACTACACTACCGTGTCTCTGCATTACATGGACAGCCATGCCTCACTAGGGTGCTCTAGGAGTGCCATTTCTAATTTGTTTATAACATATTAGTTCCTGTGAAGTGAAGTGCAGTCAGGGTATGGAAACATTTATACATTGGTTGGTATGAATGGTATCCCCATTGAAAGTGGGTGTATCTATCAGTTCTCTTCAGTTTGCTCTAATTCTTTTGCTTTGCTCTTATGTTTTAACAGGCTATTCACCTCATCAAAGAAATGGACCAAGATGGTGATGGGAGACTGTCAGAGGCAGAGGTTGTGAAAAATCAAGAAATGTTTATGAATAGTGAAGTAACAGACTATGGAAGACAACTGCATGTGTCACACGACGAATTATAACAGATGTTTTTTTTActgtgatgtacagtaccagttaaaagtttggacacgcctacttattccagggtttttctttatttttactattttctacattgtagaataatagtgaagacataaactatgaaataacacatggaatcatgtagtaaccaaaaaactgttaa
This region includes:
- the rcn2 gene encoding reticulocalbin-2, yielding MKYSVLPIALLVMHCAFGESSHNHEDHHVGHQHSPEHDMDLLLGTEEKDEIKKLSPAEQRKKIMEILKKIDKDSDKHLTSEEITLWIQHVYKKYALDDAEERFPEFDTNNDGVVSWEEYNMVVHERVINIDENAVLEDPEEESLRFLHLKEKKRFDFADMGGTPGLNLTEFLAFTHPSEVDYMADFAVEDVLSEYDTDKDGFISLSEFIGDVRTNEEDDPSKWEIEETVRFDDLYDQDKDGKLNREEQLRWVAPNSYGSAREEAIHLIKEMDQDGDGRLSEAEVVKNQEMFMNSEVTDYGRQLHVSHDEL